A portion of the Magnolia sinica isolate HGM2019 chromosome 17, MsV1, whole genome shotgun sequence genome contains these proteins:
- the LOC131231376 gene encoding auxin-induced protein 15A-like, translating to MAQPNKATLMLKLIIEKLQSSFSLFRKPSSSSNEDEHTGCAVGVPADVKEGHFAVWAVDGGKPKRFIISLGYLNHPGFLKLLDKTEEVFGFGQAGKLSIPCFPGDLQMILADRRKGGIDGG from the coding sequence ATGGCCCAGCCTAACAAGGCCACTCTCATGCTTAAGCTTATAATCGAAAAGCTCCAAAGCAGCTTTTCTCTCTTTAGAAAGCCATCATCATCTTCCAATGAAGATGAACACACTGGCTGTGCGGTCGGAGTGCCAGCAGACGTGAAAGAAGGGCATTTTGCAGTTTGGGCGGTCGATGGTGGAAAGCCGAAGAGGTTTATCATTTCTTTGGGTTATCTAAACCATCCTGGGTTTTTGAAATTGTTAGACAAGACTGAAGAAGTGTTCGGCTTCGGACAGGCAGGAAAGCTTTCGATCCCTTGCTTTCCTGGTGACCTCCAGATGATCCTGGCAGACCGAAGGAAGGGTGGGATTGATGGAGGGTAG